The stretch of DNA AGACCTTGAATCCTCAAAGCAGGTTTGGTCTTCAATTGAGGGCTATCCCGGTGATTATGATTACCGCGAATTCTATCGTGATATAGGTTTTGATCTGGAGCACGACTATATCAAGCCCTATATCCATCCCGACGGGATACGCATCAATACCGGTATAAAATATTATCGTATTACCGGAAGCGATGATAAAAAGCCGTACAATCCGCTTGCTGCCAGAGAAAAGGCCGCCCAGCATGCCGGAAATTTCATGTTTAACCGTGAAAAGCAGGTGGAATATCTTTATGATTTTATGCAAAAAAAGCCGATGATCGTTTCTCCGTATGACGCGGAACTCTACGGGCATTGGTGGTATGAGGGGCCGATGTGGCTTGACTTCTTGATCCGCAAGATTCATTTTGACCAGAAAACTATAAAGATGACCACCCCCACAGAGTATCTTATGGAAAATCCGCGCAATCAGGTAGTTACTCCTTCTATGTCAAGCTGGGGTTGGAAAGGTTATAGTGAGATGTGGCTTCAGGGCTCTAATGACTGGGTCTACCGGCATCTGCACGCGGCATCAAACAGGATGACAGAATTAGCCAAAGAATATTCTTCTTCTAATCCAAACGGTACTTTGCGCCGCAGCCTCAATCAAGCTTTAAGAGAGCTTCTTTTGGCTCAGAGTTCTGACTGGGCTTTTATCCTTGGCACAGGCACGCACACTTCTTACGCTATTAACCGGACAAAGGAGCATCTCCTGCGTTTCAATACGCTGTATGAGCAGATCAAGTCCAGCTGTATTGATGAGGCGTATTTAGCGGATATAGAATATAAGGATAATATATTCCCCGCGATAGATTATCGGGTCCACCAATAAATATAAATAGAAATGGCAGATAAAAATATCGTTCCAAGGCACGTGGCCATTATTATGGACGGTAACGGCAGGTGGGCCAAACTTAAAGGCCTGCCGCGCTCTGCTGGCCATCGGGAAGGCGCTTTGCGCGTGCGTGAGATAA from Candidatus Omnitrophota bacterium encodes:
- a CDS encoding DUF1957 domain-containing protein → MNKGYLCIVLHSHLPFVRHPEHEDFLEEDWLYEAITETYTPLIHMFEGLDRDGVDFRLTMSLTPTLISMLSDSLLQDRYLKHINRLIELAHKEVERTRWQPEFQSLATMYLNTFCNSRDTFNRYGKNLVNAFKRFQDLGKLEIITCGATHGYFPLMEPCRESVRAQIKVAVAHYENALGRRPNGIWLPECGFMPGHDEILKEAGIKYFFSDAHGVLHGSPRPKYGVFAPVYCKSGIACFARDLESSKQVWSSIEGYPGDYDYREFYRDIGFDLEHDYIKPYIHPDGIRINTGIKYYRITGSDDKKPYNPLAAREKAAQHAGNFMFNREKQVEYLYDFMQKKPMIVSPYDAELYGHWWYEGPMWLDFLIRKIHFDQKTIKMTTPTEYLMENPRNQVVTPSMSSWGWKGYSEMWLQGSNDWVYRHLHAASNRMTELAKEYSSSNPNGTLRRSLNQALRELLLAQSSDWAFILGTGTHTSYAINRTKEHLLRFNTLYEQIKSSCIDEAYLADIEYKDNIFPAIDYRVHQ